One part of the Oligoflexus sp. genome encodes these proteins:
- a CDS encoding motility protein A, whose amino-acid sequence MGTFNFGTVFAFIGCFVIVIVSLIMSLENPWIALDLHSTILVLGGTLFVASSCFPYRQVLNLFKVFIKGIARKPANTHAEVLDSIIQLSKARVQGREAFKQASEQVKHPFLRECSQVLHWTDADITREELRELLELRAETIFASYNQDAAIFKTIAKFPPAFGLMGTTMGMIALLQAIGKGNSDSIGSSMSLALLATLYGLVLANVVFLPIAEYLGKKSRDEFVIRKMIIEAIMLIHEKKPAKFIEEKVKSFLLPGQRQMKSA is encoded by the coding sequence ATGGGAACTTTCAACTTTGGTACCGTCTTCGCTTTTATTGGCTGCTTTGTCATCGTGATCGTCAGCCTTATCATGTCACTGGAAAACCCCTGGATTGCGCTCGATCTGCACTCGACCATCCTGGTCCTGGGCGGTACGCTCTTCGTGGCTTCCTCGTGCTTCCCCTATCGCCAGGTTCTCAATCTCTTCAAAGTCTTCATCAAAGGTATCGCAAGAAAGCCGGCCAACACTCACGCCGAAGTCCTCGATTCCATCATCCAGCTGAGCAAAGCGCGCGTGCAAGGTCGTGAGGCCTTCAAACAAGCCTCGGAACAAGTCAAACACCCCTTTCTGCGGGAATGCTCGCAGGTTCTGCACTGGACCGATGCGGACATCACGCGTGAAGAACTCCGGGAACTCCTTGAACTCAGGGCCGAAACGATTTTCGCCAGCTACAATCAGGACGCCGCGATCTTTAAAACCATCGCCAAGTTCCCTCCGGCCTTCGGCCTTATGGGAACCACCATGGGCATGATCGCCCTATTGCAGGCGATCGGCAAAGGCAATTCAGACAGCATCGGCAGCTCGATGTCCCTGGCCCTGCTCGCGACCCTTTACGGCCTCGTCCTGGCCAACGTCGTCTTTCTTCCCATCGCGGAATACCTGGGGAAAAAATCGCGGGATGAATTCGTCATCCGCAAGATGATCATTGAAGCCATCATGCTGATTCACGAGAAAAAGCCCGCGAAATTCATCGAAGAGAAGGTGAAGTCCTTCCTTCTGCCCGGTCAACGTCAAATGAAGAGCGCCTAA
- a CDS encoding OmpA/MotB family protein has product MSKSPHHLEQPHEEGDEGWIVSYADLVTLMLGFFILMYKVVADEGSVKKLEKQIGDAMLGHKRASMEQVLEEASEERKARAFQLLVTMLDLGDSAENAVGNIERKYADAGSAQAFQKILEKELSPKAKEQLQVLKAGPLQKDVALRLVIPSDTTFRSGEAEVNAQTRNNLKELAQGLLPLDDLLEVEVTGHTDEQPTRVGGKWASNWELSAARAASVAAILRNEGLSGEKLRIAGVAHFQPLIPVLGLSGEALAEARAKNRRIEIAIKRKRPVQKAEAEPEPTRKP; this is encoded by the coding sequence ATGTCCAAAAGCCCGCATCATCTGGAGCAGCCGCACGAGGAAGGGGACGAGGGATGGATCGTCTCCTATGCTGACCTTGTCACGCTCATGCTGGGCTTTTTCATCCTGATGTATAAGGTCGTCGCCGATGAAGGTTCGGTGAAGAAGCTGGAAAAGCAGATCGGTGATGCGATGCTGGGCCATAAGCGGGCCTCCATGGAGCAGGTGCTCGAAGAGGCCAGCGAAGAACGCAAAGCCCGCGCCTTTCAACTGCTCGTTACCATGCTTGACCTCGGCGACAGTGCCGAGAATGCGGTCGGAAACATCGAGCGCAAGTATGCGGATGCCGGAAGCGCCCAGGCCTTTCAAAAAATCCTGGAGAAAGAACTCAGCCCCAAAGCGAAAGAGCAGCTGCAGGTCCTGAAGGCCGGTCCTCTTCAAAAGGATGTGGCTCTGCGCCTTGTCATTCCAAGCGACACGACCTTTCGCAGCGGCGAGGCCGAGGTCAACGCGCAGACTCGAAATAATCTTAAAGAACTGGCGCAGGGACTTCTGCCCCTGGATGATCTTTTGGAAGTGGAAGTCACAGGTCACACCGATGAGCAGCCGACCCGCGTCGGCGGCAAGTGGGCCAGCAACTGGGAACTCTCGGCCGCAAGGGCCGCGTCTGTCGCTGCGATCCTGCGAAACGAAGGACTTTCCGGTGAAAAGCTGCGGATTGCCGGCGTCGCTCATTTTCAGCCGCTGATTCCGGTGCTGGGGCTTTCCGGTGAAGCCCTTGCGGAAGCGCGGGCCAAAAACCGCCGCATTGAAATCGCCATCAAACGCAAGCGCCCCGTTCAGAAAGCTGAAGCGGAGCCCGAACCCACGAGGAAGCCATGA